Genomic DNA from Polyodon spathula isolate WHYD16114869_AA chromosome 8, ASM1765450v1, whole genome shotgun sequence:
CTGCACGTCAGGCTCTCACTGAAGGTGTACTCTACTGTCTCTGTTCCAATGATAGTCCAACAGGAGCCATCACTGAGCAGCTCTTTACTGGGCTCCTTCGGGCAAGCAGAAGCCTGCAAGGACCAGAACCACACTTAGTTGGGCGAGTGCTGTGGAAGCCCCTCGTTTAAATTGGAGAGCTGTTTAGTCGCTTGATTAATGATTATTCAATTCTATTTACAGAAAACCTCCAGGTCGATCGAGCAGCGATGGTTAAAAACTGTATCTGCATGATCCAAACCATTCTTTCCTTGACTAGAATCAGGACACTGCATGCTTCCTCTGTCTAGACTTTTTGAGGATTTGCGCTCTCTATGCCAGACCCCACTTGACAATGTAGTTTGTGGTGAATGGAAGGAAGTCAGCAGATTCTAGTGCAGAATCCTGCATGTGAACACACACTGCCTACTcttctttactttttatttagtttagctGAACTTCAATAGCGCGGTGGAGGAGGTCTgcttttaaagattaaaatagTGGCAGCATTTATATAATCACCTTCAATCAGATCAAATGAATAGACCCAATTACAAAAACTGCACTGGGAAAATCCAAAGCACTGGAAGAGCAGTACCTGAAACTGTATGATCTTCTCATTGGACAGACACAAGTACATCCTGTTGCTGTCCTTAAACTGGAACGCACACTTATGGAGCTGAGACACGGGCTCATCCACATCTAGACTGGCGTACTGTTTATTCACCTTGCGGATTACCTGTGGAGACAACACATCCCCATTATTAGGACACACATGCCGTAGCTCCGCTGGTGTATAGAACAATGTGTTTCCTGTTACAATGTAGGATGATTTATCCATGCTTGAAACAAACCAGTgaatgtcttcatcagtgtacaTGAAAACATTCACCTGCTCGTCATCACTTTTGTGCTATTCAGTTATGCTGCACGAAAACTGGAAATAGAAGGTAATCTAATAATTAGAGACGCACAGTATCGTTACTGGCACGAGTGACATAAGTAATATGGCAGGTTATGAAATAAGAGCCATTCTGATTATCCTTTGGATTCCAGAATGCCCGTGAGTGCCCATCTGATACTGTACATTCCATGCCAGCACCCACATCTCTTTCTGCAGTTTGCAGTTATTATTAACACTATTGCTGTAGTGGAAACCCACACTGGGGCCGGCGGAGAGTTGCAGCATACCCTCCTCCTTCAGCACTTTCTATGGTGATCTTACATAACATACAGGAGCGTGGATGGGATGCACAAGAGATACAGTATTTGGAGCGGTAGGCTTGCGTTACATGGTGCACATCACAGCTTCCTGCTTCAGTCCTGTCTTAGCCTAAACATAGCATTAACACCAGCTCAAGCAGTCTATACCCCACTTTGTGAAGCAAGGTGCTGACATCACTCTAAACAAACACTGGGGTGAAACCACAGAGAGGGGGGTTCTGCAGTGTCAGTAGGTCAGGGCATCACATTGTTCTTGTTCCAGAATCCTAGCAAAGCTGTCAGCACTGCAGCTTGTGTCAACGCAGCAAAACACAACAGTAGCTGCGACCTTTAGTTTGGAACATTTATTCACAAGGGGCTGCTCTGTTTAACGCGCTGATGCTATCATGCTCCAGACACTGGCTGTGATTTCAGAGAGATCTGGCTCTGCAACTACTAAGCCTTGACAGCACATCTATTAGTAgttagggtaacactttacatgaagtgtctctaattactgtgcatttacatcaTAGTTACTTAGCAGATACATGTGTGCTTatacattattacaatgttattatgtatcgCTACAATGTACAGAATGTGTAcattaaccctaatcctaatcctaactttaaacctaacccccctaaccctaccccttttctgatacaattgcgcACTTACACATAtcatgcaaaatgatttacatgttaagAACATTGTAAGTATGCATAACAACTTtgcaatgatgtgtaagtacacatgtatttactaagcaactactatataaatacacagaaattagagacacttcatgttaCCGTATTTAGTGTAAGAACATAGCTCTAGTACAAAATCATCCTAgggttgcacaaaaaaaaaaaaaaagctaaatacgTGGTGTTGACAGATGTTTTTTCATttactatactgtacactgtggAAATGCAACTGGATGGATGACATGCTGTTGACACTGGCATCAATGCTGTGTATATTCAGTAAGCAATAGTAACACTGACTGTCAGATTAACCCTGACCTATAGACAGAGCGCTTCAAGATTTAGAGTTTGCATGCATGAGAGACACATGGCTGGACATCCAGTAACAGGCTCCACCTTAACCCAATTGGCTTAGCAAAAGTGAATGATAGTACCTGCCATGAGCTACATCCATTTCTTCCAAGGTAGCCCTGGTTTCTACCACAAGCTGCATTAAAAGTTAATATAAAAGTGGTAAAACTGTCTGCCAAAGTCCAATGAGCACTCTCCTGAGATTGCCGCTGCAAAGTGTTTTTTCACAAAGCCAGAGAGGGTTAAGTGACAGAATCCTGCAGAAACATGCAATAATGCATGTGAAAAATTACACCACTAAGATTTTTAGCTTGTGTTCTCTGTGGTGCATTAATCTAGCAGGTATGAGTTCTGTAACATGCTGTATGAGATTGCTGAGACAAGGGGAATACTAAAACCTTGCCCCAGTGTGCGTACTTAGTACAATGGTTTAGACATCGCTTTGGTAGACAGCCAACATGCACCTGTTTTACTTGCAACCGCACATACCCGACCTCATTAGAAATAACTCATGTCTGTGCTTACCATAGTGGGCAATGCCACACCAGTGCTGGTGCATACCAGTCTCACTGCACATCCATAGCAAATATACCCATCCCGGATTGGGTAGTCTCCCCGGGCAGAGTCCTGGTCATCCACTGGAGCAAGAGGGAAGAGAAAACAAACCCTTGTTCTGACTCTTATAACCACCATAACTGCTGCCATTTAACACAACAGCAACGGCATGCATTTTCTGACAGTTATAGCCAAGCTttcttcaattcaattcaattcaatttttcaATTCAACAGGTCGTCACAAAGCGCTGAATTGAGGAATTGGTTTCTTATTCGTGTATGGTTCACAAAATATTATTGAACCCATgttgaaaatacagtttttttctttttgtttttccaacaagttatttaatactaataataatgcaaagaagaagaagaagaagaagaagaagaagaagaagaagaagaagaaggaggactTATGAGCAGAGCAATAAGGAGAGGTCAGGATTACTGGATGAGTTGAGTTAGTTTTGGATAAATCATACCAAGGTACATGGTGAATGCTGCCCACTGTCTGGCACTCGCTACAAAGGCCCCTCCTTCCACTGACAGATACCTGGTGCTGACGGTCTGGGAACGCAGCCGATTGAAGAGGGAAACCTTTGATCCTGAAGAAATGCACACTGAAACAAGACAGACTCTGTTAAAACCGCTGAACAGAGCTCCTGACAGACAAGCCTGCAGATTACAGTTCAGTTAGTTGTGCTTGTCTTATCAATGCTTCCTGTGTATTGAGTCTCTGTGCTACAGACCCAGCGCAAACAGAGCTGCGGGTCTTTGTCCTGACAGAGGGGATGAGTGCTGGTCCAAATCTGCACTGCACCTGGCATCTGGGAGTGTTTACTTTGGCTAGTGTGAGAGGAGCTGGTCAAAACAGTCCCCCTTCACCTTAGGTAGTGGCTGTTTAAGCGCCACTTTAATTATGTAATACATTTCTACTTCCAAGCTACAGTAAAGAATTTcagctttgcagttttgcagGTGCATGGTGTTTTAAACAGTTCTGTTTCTTCTTTTGTGGAAATAAAACTCTGGATACAGCAGGAAATGTTTGCTGTAGTAAACTGACTTTTtgcatcatcatttcacatctgTTCGTTGGCATGGAAGATCACGTAAAAGGGTTGGCTTGATTCGTTCACGTTGAGAAGATGAAAGGTTGAACTTGAACCAATATACTGTCATACAGCATGGCTTCCCTTGAAGCGAAGAGATTACTCTCTCAGACATTACTGGATATTTAGAAATGCACTTTCTTTTTGTCCATTTTAGTAAAggattaaatacaaatgtaaaataaaaaacaatgtgtaGCAATTGACTAGGTATCATCTAGGATGGTTAGGATGAGGGTTAGTGTGAGAGCAAAAATAAGGGCTAGGGTGTGGGTTAGGATTAAGGTTgaggttatggttagggttagggttagggtgtgggttaggattaaggttgaggttatggttagggttgaGGTTAGGGTCAAGGATTAgcattagggttggggttaggattagggttggggtttgggttggggttggggttagggttaacatTAATGTTGGCGttggggtaagggttagggttacaatgctgtgtttattaaactgaatCTATACTTACAGTCTGCATTCTTCATGGATTGCTTTTTCTGGGAAGGCTTGGAAATCACTTTAATCAATTTGCTGTAAAAGGACCCGATTTCTTGGCCGTTGCTGAAGAACAGCTTTAAAACCAGACGGAAATGTTTCCTTTTGTCCGTGTCGGAGATATACAGGGTCTTTGCACAACCAAATCTCTGCAGAGAACAttgaaattgttttcattttaacaggTGCCCTGTTTATGTGCAGATCACTTCATATGACTCATTATTAGACAGGATCAACATATATGTCTCATTTAACACCTTGACGAATATTCATAGATGAGTGCTACTAAATTGTGTACGGACTGGTTTATTTACCCAGGATTTTCAACTGTTTAGACCTGAGCCACAGACCTCCATGCACCAGAGAACTAGTCTCAACACAGCAGGCTTTGTCTGTGTCTAAATGTATGACCTTTGCTCTGATCCTGGTCAGGAACGGCACTTACTGTAAAGGGTGAATGAGACTGACTGAGCCTCCACAGAGTACAAGCAACACAAAATCAAGAACAGCTGAAAGATCACTGTAAAGAGTAAACAGTAAAGTCTTCATTATAAAAAGATTCAAAGCTGGGAGGGTGTTCTAGAGACAAGTGGTAGAATGACTGCATTCCTTTGTACCAGCTGATTTTGGCAACACTACTAGGTCAGTAACACTACGTTAGATGATCTCAGCTCTCTACTAGGGACATGAGGACAAAGAGGGTTAGAAATGCAGGGAGATCCCTGTCTTTGAAATAATGCACAGCGGCAAATATAACCTGGGACATTTTTAGAGCTAGAgctagggctagggctagggctagggctagggctagggctagggttagggctagggttagggttacggttagggttagggttagggtcagagcTGGGTTAGGGTTCTGTTAAGCTCTGCagtctgttattgttttatttttaactcctGCCTTTGAGTCCGGTTGCTCGTCAAAGTTCATTTTCAATGTTTCCGTCTGGCTGCTGCCTGCGTTGTCCAGGCCCATGTACCCACACAGATTGCAAGCAGAGTCACCCAAGCCACTGGCTGGAAACAAGAGGAGTAAAGAGATATTAAGAACAAGGAGTAAAGAGATATCAAGAACAAGAAGAGTAAAGAGATATCAAGAACAAGGAGTAAGGAGATATCAAGAACAAGGAGTAAAGAGATATCAAGAACAAGGAGTATAGAGATATCAAGAACAAGATGAGTAAAGAGATCTCAAGAACAAGAGGAGTAAAAAGATCTCAAGAACAAGGAGTAAAGATATATCAAGAACAAGAGGAGTAAAGCGATCTCAAGAACAAGAAGAGTAAAGAGATCTCAAGAACAAGAAGAGTAAAGAGATCTCAAGAACAAGGAGTAAAGATATATCAAGAACAAGAGGAGTAAAGAGATCTCAAGAACAAGAAGAATAAAGAGATCTCAAGAACATGAGAATTAAAGAGATCTCAAGAACAAGAAGAGTAAAGAGATCTCAAGAACAAGGAGTAAAGAGATCTCAAGAACAAGGAGTAAAGAGATCTCAAGAACAAGAGGAGTAAAGAGATATCAAGAACAAGAAGAGAAAAGAGATCTCAAGAACAAGAAAAGTAAAGAGATCTCAAGAACTAGAGGAGTAAGGAGATATTAAGAACAAGAGGAGTAAAGAGATATCAAGAACAAGAGGGGTAAAGAGATCTCAAGAACAAGAGGAGTAAAGAGATATCAAGAACAAGAAactcacaaatggagtttagaaaaaggggcattcagaacagaaaataggagacacttttttacacagagaattgtgagggtctggaatcaactccccagtaatgttgttgaagctgacaccctgggatccttcaagaagctgcttgatgaaattttgggatcaataagctactaacaaccaaacgagcaagatgggccgaatggcctcctctcgtttgtaaactttcttatgttcttatgttcttaagagtaAAGAGATATCAAGAACAAGGAGTATAGATACATCAAGAACAAGGAGTAAGGAGATATCAAGAACAAGGAGTAAAGAGATATCAAGAACAAGGAGTATAGAGATATAAAGAACAAGATGAGTAAAGAGATCTCAAGAACAAGAGGAGTAAAGAGATCTCAAGAACAAGGAGTAAAGATATATCAAGAACAAGAGGAGTAAAGCGATCTCAAGAACAAGAAGAGTAAAGAGATCTCAAGAACAAGAAGAGTAAAGAGATCTCAAGAACAAGGAGTAAAGATATATCAAGAACAAGAGGAGTAAAGAGATCTCAAGAACAAGAAGAGTAAAGAGATCTCAAGAACAAGAGGAGTAAAGAGATCTCAAGAACAAGGAGTAAAGAGATCTCAAGAACAAGGAGTAAAGAGATCTCAAGAACAAGAGGAGTAAAGAGATATCAAGAACAAGAAGAGAAAAGAGATCTCAAGAACAAGAAGAGTAAAGAGATCTCAAGAACAGGAGGAGTAAGGAGATATTAAGAACAAGAGGAGTAAAGAGATATCAAGAACAAGAGGAGTAAAGAGATATCAAGAACAAGAGGAGTAAAGAGATCTCAAGAACAAGAGGAGTAAAGAGATCTCAAGAACAAGAGGAGTAAAGAGATCTCAAGAACAGGAGGAGTAAGGAGATATCAAGAACAAGGAGTAAAGAGATCTCAAGAACAAGAGGAGTAAAGAGATCTCAAGAACAAGAGGAGTAAAGAGATCTCAAGAACAAGAGGGGTAAAGAGATATCAAGAACAATAGGAGTAAAGAGATCTCAAGAACAAGGAGTAAAGAGATATCAAGAACAAGGAGTAAAGAGATCTCAAGAACAAGAAGAGTAAAGAGATCTCAAGAACAAGAGGAGTAAAGAGATCTCAAGAACAAGAGGAGTAAGGAGATATCAAGAACAATAGGAGTAAAGAGATCTCAAGAACAAGAGGAGTAAAGAGATATCAAGAACAAGAGGAGTAAAGAGATATCAAGAACAAGAGGAGTAAAGAGATCTCTAGAACAAGAGGAGTAAAGAGATATCAAGAACAAGAGGAGTAAAGAGATATCAAGAACAAGAGGACTAAAGAGATATCAAGAACAAGAGGAGTAATGAAATCTCTAGAACAAGACGAGTAAAGAGATATCAAGTCCTGAGCCATTCATGAAATGTCATTATACAGGAGAGGCACACAAGCATTGCATATATAGTCCCTATGAAGCTCACTTGCAGGTGTTAACGTTTGGAGTTCATGCATTTTAAGTAGTACATTGCACTAGTGAATCAAACAGAAACTCAATCAAATATGAAACAGAAATAcaatcaaatataaaacagaaatgtaatttgagAATACAGAATCAAAGAAAAGCATCGAGAGTTTCAATCCCATTATTGGTTGCTTTGTCCTTCTGGAATCCCATAGACATTTTGCATGAATATAACCTGCGTGCATCAACGTAAAACAGCAACTACCTTTGAGCTCTTCTTGCTTCAGCTTCCACCCCGGCCCGCTGAGATAAACGCATGGAGGCGGACAGAAGAACCTGCGGTGAGCAGGGAAACCAGCTTGTAATTTGTTCACATCTCAATAATACAGTAGTTTTAGGGTTCTGAtggaaaacacatacagtactttagAACAAACACACAAGCTATGATTAAATCATGCCTGGGTAACGGGGCAGTGTTGTGGGATGCACTGTCGTcatggattctgtcccctgtcggtgagatgagaggaggttaaaagctctaaaaccacaaatgcagacaagcccggctcttttgcattatgGTTAAGACGGTCACTTGCAGTGTACATTTCTTTATTCAGTTTTCCCTAGCAGGTAATGCATGCTAGCCTCTACAGTACCTTTTTTCACTGCCATATGATTTCTGAGCCACCTTGGCATGCAGGATGAGCACGGTCTGGTCCGGCTGGACCTGCAGATACTGCTGAAGGGAATCCCGGGTCAATACGGGCTGAACAGAGATTGACCTGCACAATTAGAAACATCACTGAATCGCTGAATGAGGTCGTCCTTACACTGCAGGAAACAGATGAGCATAGGTAgcaaaaacacttcactgtgtGCACTGTTTACCCCAGAGAAATGACTGCCGGGTTCAGTGTTGTCAAGCCAGTGTCTATATAAGGAACGGGATGGTTACCTGTAGGTTAGCTTATCCAGTTAGTCATGTTTCCAATGCAGACTGCCTCACCGCTGTGTGTAGGCTATTTAAGGATTATTTTTCAAACCATTTTCTctctttacaataaaatatgaatagcAATCATTTGAATTGTTTATGCAGAGCTAGTCCTGTATTGCACATTACTTTAAACCAACATGTGTCATGCTATGGATTTAAGGCCGAATAAACTATTTGCTTTCCTGTCAAATGTGCATCCGGGCAGAATGTCAGGCCAGGCAATCCAATAGATTGTGACCATAAACCTTAAGACCACCCACAGAGAAGCCCTGTCACTGTCATTAAACAGAACTTCTCATGCACTAGTAGAACTGCACTTCATATATAATACtactttaaatgtaatataatacaaTCAGTAATCCAATATATGGTATTTGCATAAATTCTATTACAATGACAAAGTGAAAGGGCCCAACACGCAGCTGCTGCAATACTGTCAGCGACCTCATTCTGCTCCTCATATTTGCACAGCGATTGCTATGCACATCTTCAATTAAAAGACTTAAGCACAGATGTACAGGGAACCTGTTGTTTACATGAAAGGCCGTGACATGCCTTCAATTGTAATTACCACACTTCATTCTACTGtgcaacagaaaaaagaaagaaagaaagaaacgcacCCCTTCCACTTGCTAATTGCCTCGTTGTGATGGGGTATAATTTTATAGAGCGGTCTGAATGGACGTCCCGAAGAAACTAGCCAGCAagcgtacgtgtgtgtgtgtgtgtgtgtgtgtgtgtgtgtgtgtgtgtgtgtgtgtgtgtatatatatatatatatatatatatatatatatatatatatatatatatatatattatatatatattatatatatatataaattaggtaGAATAAATTTTAGGTCGAAGAATATCTCATCTATTTGATAGAGTGAGAGATCGAGCAGAGCATGATTTCACATCGACCTTCGCTGTGCATGAACTGGAGTTATGTGTCACTGCCATGTTAGAAGATGCAAGGCTGGTTGTTGTGTAAACCCGCTCGCCGGCGCTGGTGCAGGCTTTCAGGGTCATTGGGTCTGTAGCTATATTTACCTCGGTATATCTCACACGAGATGTAGAAAAACGTACCGTGACGGGGCACCTAGCACTGTTCAGCTCGGACAAGCCTTGAACGGGTAAGCCGTTAACCCAACTCTCTCGTCTGGTATTTTACAATGCTGATATGCAGTAGTAAGACACGACGATTTTACAGCTTTCTGTCAATTAATAACCTGGAACACCATTGCACGTTTTAAAAATGAGACAGTGCACATTCCCTTATGGTTCTGAACAATATCTGTGTAGTTGAAATGCATCCTGAAAAAGACCGCAGCGCAACTCGTTTAAAACGAGTCTGTGTTTGGGACAGAGCAGTACATTGTAATAATAACGGTAcagatgtgttattattattattattattattattattattattattattattattattatggcagtgaaagaaagcaaaacacaaatcGTAGATACtcacaagaaaacaaaatgatacacATTCATAAAATTCAtgcattaactttttaaaataaagaaatcgtTATACTTGCGCTACACAAGTTTAAAATCGTTTCCTGTCCTATTCCAAGAAAACACTAGTTTTTGTGTTTGAAGTTTCAGCCCAACCGTGTCCAAAGCGTTCCCTCTGGTCTGTCCCATTCCAAAGGGGAGTGGTTTAATTAGAGCCCCCTTCCCAGATTTATACCTGCTCTTTATTCCTCCCAGTTGCAGTGCGGGACCAGAGCAAGCTAAAGAGTTTCCAAACCTGCAACTACAATTACATGCATTTCctttggctttctttacaattcaGTATTTAACAGTCAGTCAGTAATAACGCCGGAGTAAACTGGACTAACATAAACCATTCTTTGGATAACGCTTGATAGCATTGCGCACTTTTAAAGAACCGCTTGCACGCCGCTCGAGTGATACCTGTACCAGCACGGTGTCAGCTGCTCATCCGGGATCCTGAAGCGACTGTCCGAATGATCCACTTGACCCAGGTGAGTGAGAGAACCGGAGAGGGGAAGCACGGGCGGGTAGTCTTCGGTTCTGtccgctggggggggggggggggggggggggggggacgacaaaaAGTTAGTGACAGCTCTATATTAACATTTCAGAG
This window encodes:
- the LOC121320203 gene encoding recombining binding protein suppressor of hairless-like protein, which gives rise to MEHGMYVTSQQSTELQEEQSNGKDMCRSISVQPVLTRDSLQQYLQVQPDQTVLILHAKVAQKSYGSEKRFFCPPPCVYLSGPGWKLKQEELKASGLGDSACNLCGYMGLDNAGSSQTETLKMNFDEQPDSKRFGCAKTLYISDTDKRKHFRLVLKLFFSNGQEIGSFYSKLIKVISKPSQKKQSMKNADLCISSGSKVSLFNRLRSQTVSTRYLSVEGGAFVASARQWAAFTMYLVDDQDSARGDYPIRDGYICYGCAVRLVCTSTGVALPTMVIRKVNKQYASLDVDEPVSQLHKCAFQFKDSNRMYLCLSNEKIIQFQASACPKEPSKELLSDGSCWTIIGTETVEYTFSESLTCSQSAVTPFPVVGSLELNGGGDVAMLEVQGENFSPILKIWFGDVEAETMYRSPKSLICVVPDISVFSREWRWLRHSVTVPLSLIRSDGLIYSSAFSFTYTPEQSSLPRQRVTPELPPDSDTLLESIHQEFTRTNFHLFMQS